From the genome of Azospira restricta, one region includes:
- a CDS encoding response regulator, protein MRQGATHRHPAQIGGTLRPHYWAGTDLGDDLIAVIEDLADDDADCRSDTPWRVLIADDDHSVHEATVAALAGQRIEDRPLSFLHAYSARETISLLAAGDPVHLVLLDVVMESPDAGLHAVNDIRENLGLRDLKIVIRTGQPGLASEQDIRDRYAIDGYANKAELTRSMLREVIAAALGPGSATLEGA, encoded by the coding sequence ATGAGACAGGGAGCGACGCACCGGCACCCCGCGCAGATCGGGGGCACATTGCGGCCACACTACTGGGCGGGCACCGACCTCGGCGACGACCTGATCGCGGTGATCGAGGACCTCGCCGACGACGACGCCGACTGCCGCAGCGACACCCCGTGGCGGGTGCTGATCGCCGACGACGACCACAGCGTGCACGAGGCCACCGTCGCCGCGCTGGCCGGGCAGCGCATCGAGGACCGGCCGCTCAGCTTCCTGCACGCCTATTCCGCCCGCGAGACGATCTCGCTGCTCGCCGCCGGCGACCCGGTGCACCTCGTCCTCCTCGACGTCGTCATGGAATCGCCGGACGCCGGGCTGCACGCGGTGAACGACATCCGCGAGAACCTCGGCCTGCGCGACCTGAAGATCGTGATCCGCACCGGCCAGCCGGGGCTCGCCTCCGAGCAGGATATCCGCGACCGCTATGCGATCGACGGTTACGCCAACAAGGCCGAACTGACGCGCAGCATGCTGCGCGAGGTGATCGCCGCCGCGCTCGGACCCGGCTCGGCCACGCTGGAAGGCGCCTGA
- a CDS encoding vWA domain-containing protein, producing MLVDFFLHLKDRRLPVSTKEFLTLLEALQQGVIGHSLDDFYFLARSALVKDEANFDKYDRAFAEYFKGVESLPGMDALIPEDWLRQSIKRHLTPEQRAKLEKLGWDKLMEEFQKRLAEQKGRHAGGSKWIGTGGSSPFGHGGTHPEGIRVGGKSENRSAVKVWEKREFKNLDDQVELGTRNIKVALRRLRRFAREGAAEELDLDGTIAGTARNAGWLDLQMRPERHNAVKVLLFLDIGGSMDDHVRICEELFSACRSEFKHLEHYYFHNCVYEGLWQDNRRRHDERIPTRDVLHRYGSDYKAVFVGDASMSPYEILHPGGSVEHWNEEPGAVWLGRITEAFPHAIWLNPEPEHVWQYRQSTALIRNLMGGRMFPLTLDGLTRGMHQLSK from the coding sequence ATGCTCGTCGACTTCTTCCTGCACCTCAAGGACCGCCGGCTGCCGGTGTCGACCAAGGAATTCCTGACGCTGCTGGAAGCGCTGCAGCAGGGCGTCATCGGCCACAGCCTCGACGACTTCTACTTCCTCGCGCGCAGCGCGCTGGTCAAGGACGAGGCCAACTTCGACAAATACGACCGCGCCTTCGCCGAATACTTCAAGGGCGTCGAGTCCTTGCCCGGGATGGACGCGCTGATCCCCGAGGACTGGCTGCGGCAGTCGATCAAGCGCCACCTGACGCCGGAACAGCGGGCGAAGCTCGAAAAGCTCGGCTGGGACAAGCTGATGGAGGAATTCCAGAAGCGCCTCGCCGAGCAGAAGGGGCGCCACGCCGGCGGCAGCAAGTGGATCGGCACCGGCGGCAGTTCGCCCTTCGGCCACGGCGGCACGCATCCCGAGGGCATCCGCGTCGGCGGCAAAAGCGAGAACCGCTCGGCGGTGAAGGTCTGGGAGAAGCGCGAGTTCAAGAACCTCGACGACCAGGTCGAGCTCGGCACGCGCAACATCAAGGTCGCGCTGCGCCGGCTGCGCCGCTTCGCGCGCGAGGGCGCCGCCGAGGAGCTCGACCTCGACGGCACCATCGCCGGCACCGCCAGGAACGCCGGCTGGCTCGACCTACAGATGCGCCCGGAACGGCACAACGCGGTCAAGGTGCTGCTCTTCCTCGACATCGGCGGCTCGATGGACGACCACGTGCGCATCTGCGAGGAACTGTTTTCGGCCTGCCGCAGCGAGTTCAAGCACCTCGAGCACTACTACTTCCACAACTGCGTCTACGAGGGCCTGTGGCAGGACAACCGCCGCCGCCACGACGAGCGCATCCCGACCCGCGACGTGCTGCACCGCTACGGCAGCGACTACAAGGCGGTCTTCGTCGGCGACGCCAGCATGAGCCCGTACGAGATCCTGCACCCGGGCGGCAGCGTCGAGCACTGGAACGAGGAACCGGGCGCCGTCTGGCTCGGTCGAATTACCGAGGCTTTCCCGCATGCGATCTGGCTCAACCCCGAGCCGGAACACGTCTGGCAGTACCGCCAGTCGACGGCGCTGATCCGCAACCTGATGGGCGGGCGGATGTTCCCGCTGACGCTCGACGGGCTGACGCGCGGCATGCACCAGTTGAGCAAGTAG
- a CDS encoding AAA family ATPase codes for MRFEGTENYVATRDLTLAVNAAVTLQRPLLIKGEPGTGKTMLAEEVAAALGLPLFQWHIKSTTKAQQGLYEYDAVSRLRDSQLGDPKVEDIAHYIVKGVLWQAFECETPSVVLIDEIDKADIEFPNDLLRELDRMEFHVYETRQTVRARHRPLVFITSNNEKELPDAFLRRCFFHYIKFPDRETMAKIVGVHFPDLKKTLLREALEVFFELREVPGLKKKPSTSELLDWLKLLLAEDIPPEALRAKEQKAAIPPLHGALLKNEQDVHLFERLVFMARQNR; via the coding sequence ATGCGTTTCGAAGGCACCGAAAACTACGTCGCCACGCGCGACCTGACGCTTGCGGTCAATGCCGCGGTGACGCTGCAGCGGCCGCTGCTGATCAAGGGCGAACCGGGCACGGGGAAAACCATGCTCGCCGAGGAAGTGGCGGCGGCGCTCGGCCTGCCGCTGTTCCAGTGGCACATTAAGTCCACCACCAAGGCGCAGCAGGGCCTCTACGAGTACGACGCGGTGTCGCGGCTGCGCGACTCGCAGCTCGGCGACCCGAAGGTCGAGGACATCGCCCACTACATCGTCAAGGGCGTGCTGTGGCAGGCCTTCGAATGCGAGACGCCGAGCGTGGTGCTGATCGACGAGATCGACAAGGCCGACATCGAGTTCCCCAACGACTTGCTGCGCGAGCTCGACCGCATGGAGTTCCACGTCTACGAGACGCGGCAGACGGTGCGCGCGCGCCACCGGCCGCTGGTGTTCATCACCTCGAACAACGAGAAGGAGCTGCCCGATGCCTTCCTGCGCCGCTGCTTCTTCCACTACATCAAGTTCCCCGACCGCGAGACGATGGCGAAGATCGTCGGCGTGCATTTCCCGGACCTGAAGAAGACGCTGCTGCGCGAGGCGCTGGAGGTCTTCTTCGAGCTGCGCGAGGTGCCGGGGCTGAAGAAGAAGCCGTCCACCTCGGAGCTGCTCGACTGGCTGAAGCTGCTGCTGGCCGAGGACATCCCGCCCGAGGCGCTGCGCGCGAAGGAGCAGAAGGCGGCGATCCCGCCGCTGCACGGTGCGCTGCTGAAGAACGAGCAGGACGTGCACCTCTTCGAGCGGCTGGTCTTCATGGCGCGGCAGAACCGCTGA
- a CDS encoding EAL domain-containing protein — protein sequence MVPAWIILSVAGAYLGLLFFIAWRGDRAAAAGRSLIASPYVYALSLGVYATAWTFYGSVGRAADSGIGFLPVYLGPTVMVALWWVVLRKIIRIAKDNRLTSLADFISSRYGKSALLAGLVTVIAVVGVTPYISLQLKALSTSFNVLRAYPEVLPLAAGAESIWHDTAFYVALALAAFTVVFGTRKLDAAERHEGMVAAIAFESLVKLLAFVAVGAFVTWGMYDGVADLFTRAAAVPRIAEVFTIGGGATDIYRSWASLFSLAFVSMLAIMFLPRQFQVAVVENVDEAHLNKAIWLFPLYLLLFNLFVLPIAFGGLLHFGAAGVNPDTFVLTLPMSGQQEALALLVFLGGFSAATGMVIVETIALSTMVCNDLVMPVLLRISALRLAERTDLSGLLLTIRRGTIVAGLLLGYAYYRLAGEAYALVSIGLISFAAVAQFAPALLGGIYWKGGTKAGALAGLGAGFLVWAYTLMLPALARSGWLPMALLDAGPFGLALLRPLALFGLEGLDEITHAMLWSMFANVGAYLAVSVLSGQDAVEQTQAALFVDVFRHERSAERAWRASGSLPDLHALMARFLGAASARLSFVAYARQRGLEWPKEIDAELARYCEAQLAGVIGAASARVMLATVVEEELLRDSLTGLPNRALLLSRLGDALDRCRIEPGSGFALLFLVLDRFRLVTDSLGDAVGDQLLIAVAQRLGHGLRPGDTLARVGGQSFAILLDETRDAAEARHFAEHLQGGLAAGFNIEGHALFTSASVGIVLGRPGYVAPGDVLRDAETAAHDATRRGGACHVLFAADLRERAVAQLTMETELRQAVARGEEFRVYYQPVVALASGRLAGFEALVRMRRPDGSLLGPSAFIPLTEETGLILSIGRWVLAEACRQMRDWQQRYPGQMPLQMSVNLAGRQFAQPDLAQQIAAVLAETGLATDALKLEVTETVLMEHADAAADVLETLRAMGIKLLMDDFGTGYSSLSYLHRFPLDTLKIDASFVRRMDVDRKDAEIVQTIVALARTLNMDLVAEGVEKAEQLAQLRVLGVDYGQGYYFAPPLDAAAAEALIAARRTW from the coding sequence ATCGTGCCCGCGTGGATCATCCTTTCGGTCGCCGGCGCCTATCTGGGCCTGCTCTTCTTCATCGCCTGGCGCGGTGACCGGGCCGCCGCCGCCGGCCGCAGCCTGATCGCCAGCCCCTACGTCTATGCCCTTTCGCTCGGCGTCTATGCCACCGCATGGACCTTCTACGGGAGTGTCGGCCGCGCCGCCGACAGCGGCATCGGCTTCCTGCCGGTATATCTCGGCCCGACGGTGATGGTCGCGCTGTGGTGGGTGGTGCTGCGCAAGATCATCCGCATCGCCAAGGACAATCGCCTGACCTCGCTGGCCGACTTCATCTCCTCGCGCTACGGCAAGAGCGCATTGCTCGCCGGGCTGGTCACGGTGATCGCGGTGGTCGGCGTCACGCCCTACATCTCGCTGCAGCTGAAGGCGCTGTCGACCAGCTTCAACGTCCTGCGCGCCTATCCCGAGGTGCTGCCGCTTGCCGCCGGCGCGGAGAGCATCTGGCACGACACGGCGTTCTACGTGGCGCTGGCGCTGGCGGCGTTCACCGTCGTCTTCGGCACGCGCAAGCTCGATGCCGCCGAGCGCCACGAGGGCATGGTGGCGGCGATCGCCTTCGAGTCGCTGGTCAAGCTGCTCGCCTTCGTCGCCGTCGGCGCCTTCGTCACCTGGGGCATGTACGACGGCGTCGCCGACCTGTTCACGCGCGCGGCGGCGGTGCCGCGCATCGCCGAGGTGTTCACCATCGGCGGCGGCGCGACCGACATCTACCGCAGCTGGGCGTCGCTGTTTTCGCTGGCCTTCGTCAGCATGCTGGCGATCATGTTCCTGCCGCGCCAGTTCCAGGTGGCGGTGGTCGAGAATGTCGACGAGGCGCACCTGAACAAGGCGATCTGGCTGTTCCCGCTCTACCTGCTGCTGTTCAACCTGTTCGTGCTGCCGATCGCCTTCGGCGGCCTGCTGCACTTCGGCGCCGCCGGCGTCAATCCCGATACCTTCGTGCTGACGCTGCCGATGTCCGGCCAGCAGGAGGCGCTGGCGTTGCTGGTCTTCCTCGGCGGCTTCTCGGCGGCGACCGGGATGGTCATCGTCGAAACCATCGCGCTGTCGACGATGGTCTGCAACGACCTGGTGATGCCGGTGCTGCTGCGCATCAGCGCGCTGCGGCTGGCCGAGCGCACCGACCTCTCCGGCCTGCTGCTGACGATCCGGCGCGGCACCATCGTCGCCGGCCTGCTGCTCGGCTACGCCTATTACCGGCTGGCCGGCGAGGCCTATGCGCTGGTCTCGATCGGCCTCATCTCGTTTGCCGCCGTCGCCCAGTTCGCACCGGCGCTGCTTGGCGGCATCTACTGGAAGGGCGGTACCAAGGCCGGTGCGCTGGCCGGCCTCGGCGCCGGCTTCCTGGTTTGGGCCTACACGCTGATGCTGCCGGCGCTGGCGCGCTCCGGCTGGCTGCCGATGGCGCTGCTCGACGCGGGACCGTTCGGCCTGGCGCTGCTGCGGCCGCTCGCGCTGTTCGGGCTGGAAGGGCTCGACGAGATCACGCACGCGATGCTGTGGAGCATGTTCGCCAACGTCGGTGCTTACCTCGCCGTATCGGTGCTGAGCGGCCAGGATGCGGTCGAACAGACGCAGGCGGCGCTCTTCGTCGACGTCTTCCGGCACGAGCGCAGCGCCGAACGCGCCTGGCGGGCGAGCGGGTCGCTGCCCGACCTGCATGCGCTGATGGCACGTTTCCTCGGCGCCGCCAGCGCACGGCTGTCCTTCGTCGCCTACGCGCGGCAGCGCGGGCTGGAGTGGCCGAAGGAGATCGACGCCGAGCTGGCGCGCTACTGCGAGGCGCAGCTCGCCGGCGTCATCGGCGCCGCGTCGGCGCGCGTGATGCTGGCCACCGTGGTCGAGGAGGAGCTCCTGCGCGACAGCCTGACCGGCCTGCCCAACCGCGCGCTGCTGCTCAGCCGGCTCGGCGATGCGCTCGACCGCTGCCGGATCGAACCCGGCAGCGGCTTCGCACTGCTCTTCCTGGTGCTCGACCGCTTCCGGCTGGTCACCGACAGCCTCGGCGACGCCGTCGGCGACCAGCTGCTGATCGCCGTCGCGCAGCGGCTCGGGCACGGCCTGCGGCCGGGCGACACGCTGGCGCGGGTCGGCGGCCAGAGCTTCGCGATCCTGCTCGACGAAACGCGCGATGCCGCCGAGGCGCGGCATTTCGCGGAGCACCTGCAGGGTGGGCTGGCGGCCGGCTTCAACATCGAGGGGCATGCGCTGTTTACCTCCGCCAGCGTCGGCATCGTCCTCGGCCGGCCTGGCTACGTCGCCCCCGGCGACGTGCTGCGCGACGCCGAGACCGCGGCGCACGACGCGACGCGGCGCGGCGGCGCGTGCCACGTACTGTTCGCCGCCGACCTGCGCGAGCGCGCCGTCGCGCAGCTGACGATGGAGACCGAGCTGCGCCAGGCGGTCGCCCGCGGCGAGGAGTTCCGCGTCTATTACCAGCCGGTCGTCGCGCTCGCCAGCGGCCGGCTGGCCGGCTTCGAGGCGCTGGTGCGCATGCGCCGCCCCGACGGCAGCCTGCTCGGGCCGTCGGCGTTCATTCCGCTGACCGAGGAAACCGGGCTGATCCTGTCGATCGGCCGCTGGGTGCTGGCCGAGGCCTGCCGCCAGATGCGCGACTGGCAGCAGCGCTACCCCGGGCAGATGCCGCTGCAGATGAGCGTCAACCTCGCCGGCCGGCAGTTCGCGCAGCCCGACCTGGCGCAGCAGATCGCGGCGGTGCTCGCCGAGACCGGGCTGGCGACCGACGCGCTGAAGCTGGAGGTGACCGAGACGGTGCTGATGGAGCACGCCGACGCGGCGGCGGACGTGCTGGAGACGCTGCGCGCGATGGGGATCAAGCTGCTGATGGACGACTTCGGTACCGGCTACTCGTCGCTGTCCTACCTGCACCGCTTCCCGCTCGATACGCTGAAGATCGACGCCTCGTTCGTGCGCCGCATGGACGTCGACCGCAAGGACGCCGAGATCGTGCAGACCATCGTTGCGCTGGCGCGCACGCTGAACATGGATCTCGTCGCCGAGGGGGTCGAGAAGGCGGAGCAGCTGGCGCAGCTGCGGGTACTGGGCGTCGACTACGGGCAGGGCTACTACTTCGCGCCGCCGCTCGACGCGGCGGCGGCCGAGGCGCTGATCGCCGCGCGGCGGACGTGGTAG
- a CDS encoding DUF1841 family protein, translated as MFNPSREQVRRFFCDAWRKHLNRSVLDGAEVTAIDIILRHPEYHALLASGEEAVARDWTPEGGEMNPFLHLSLHLAVAEQIAIDQPPGVRAAWQKLAARHDPHAAEHIILECLGETIFRAQQVGGGMDAQAYVESIERAARG; from the coding sequence ATGTTCAATCCCAGTCGTGAACAGGTGCGCCGCTTCTTCTGCGACGCCTGGCGCAAGCACCTCAACCGCTCGGTGCTCGACGGCGCCGAAGTCACCGCTATCGACATCATCCTCCGCCACCCCGAGTACCACGCGCTGCTGGCGAGCGGCGAGGAGGCCGTCGCCCGCGACTGGACGCCCGAGGGCGGCGAGATGAACCCCTTCCTGCACCTCTCGCTGCACCTCGCGGTGGCCGAGCAGATCGCCATCGACCAGCCGCCCGGCGTGCGCGCGGCGTGGCAGAAGCTGGCGGCGCGGCACGACCCGCACGCCGCCGAGCACATCATCCTCGAATGCCTCGGCGAGACCATTTTCCGCGCGCAGCAGGTCGGCGGCGGCATGGACGCGCAGGCCTACGTCGAAAGCATCGAGCGCGCCGCGCGCGGCTGA
- a CDS encoding FIST C-terminal domain-containing protein, whose protein sequence is MSAATALLAGNDAVPELAAQVVEEALRRAGRAQANSVLLFLSPEFSRHAQPAVRAAARAAQCTQVFGGIAAGLCTETGWALDRPAAAAMVLCDGVSLRAPAAGGDAPLLSCTTTPFPSEWAHSRRCGLLFHGNGGDGAVWQQSRVAAAGSVDACMHGAALRLAVSSGLHRLGMPLPVEQLRGYDLQSLGGQYALDSLLRQLPAAWREHLPLHQVNALIEDPDAPDGLQVAAIISANADRSLTLTVPLAAGQRLCWAIRQPLAAETEMRESLRQSDAAAGAAPDFALFFSCIGRGPYFYGGEDRDLAALTEAHPGLPVLGAYGTGQIAFRGDASRQLHNSVVTAFFNEHPRENEDVQSQS, encoded by the coding sequence ATGAGCGCCGCCACCGCCCTGCTCGCCGGCAACGACGCCGTTCCCGAGCTCGCCGCGCAGGTCGTCGAGGAGGCACTGCGCCGCGCCGGCCGCGCGCAGGCCAACAGCGTGCTGCTGTTCCTCAGCCCGGAGTTCTCGCGCCATGCACAGCCGGCGGTACGCGCCGCCGCGCGCGCAGCGCAATGCACGCAGGTCTTCGGCGGCATCGCCGCCGGCCTGTGCACCGAGACCGGCTGGGCGCTCGACCGCCCGGCGGCGGCGGCGATGGTGCTCTGCGACGGCGTCTCGCTGCGCGCGCCGGCAGCCGGCGGCGACGCCCCGCTGCTCAGCTGCACGACGACGCCCTTCCCTTCCGAATGGGCGCACAGCCGGCGCTGCGGCCTGCTCTTCCACGGCAACGGCGGCGACGGCGCGGTCTGGCAGCAGAGCCGGGTGGCGGCCGCGGGCAGCGTCGACGCCTGCATGCACGGCGCCGCCCTGCGCCTCGCGGTATCCAGCGGGCTGCACCGGCTGGGCATGCCGCTGCCGGTCGAGCAGCTGCGCGGCTACGACCTGCAGTCGCTGGGCGGGCAGTACGCGCTCGATTCGCTGCTGCGCCAGCTGCCGGCGGCGTGGCGCGAGCATCTGCCGCTGCACCAGGTCAATGCGCTGATCGAGGACCCGGACGCGCCGGACGGCCTGCAGGTGGCGGCGATCATCTCGGCCAATGCCGACCGCTCGCTGACGCTGACCGTGCCGCTCGCCGCCGGCCAGCGGCTGTGCTGGGCGATCCGCCAGCCGCTCGCGGCCGAGACCGAGATGCGCGAGAGCCTGCGCCAGAGCGACGCCGCCGCCGGCGCGGCACCCGACTTCGCGCTGTTCTTCTCCTGCATTGGCCGCGGCCCCTACTTCTACGGCGGCGAGGACCGCGACCTGGCGGCGCTGACCGAGGCCCACCCCGGGCTGCCGGTGCTCGGCGCCTACGGCACCGGGCAGATCGCCTTCCGCGGCGACGCCAGCCGGCAGCTGCACAATTCGGTCGTCACCGCCTTCTTCAACGAACACCCCCGCGAGAACGAAGATGTTCAATCCCAGTCGTGA
- the nth gene encoding endonuclease III, translated as MNAAQRTEFFARLHAANPAPTTELEYGSPFQLLIAVILSAQATDVSVNKATKQLFADAPTPAAMAALGEERLADYIKTIGLYRTKAKNVVATCRILVANHGGEVPATREALEALPGVGRKTANVVLNTAFGEPTIAVDTHIFRVANRTGLAPGRTPLAVEQKLLKAVPAPYRRDAHHWLILHGRYICTARRPHCERCPLVDLCEYKGKALA; from the coding sequence ATGAACGCCGCCCAGCGGACCGAGTTCTTCGCCCGCCTGCACGCCGCCAACCCGGCGCCGACGACCGAGCTCGAATACGGCTCGCCGTTCCAGCTGCTGATCGCCGTCATCCTCTCGGCGCAAGCCACCGACGTCTCGGTGAACAAGGCGACGAAGCAGCTCTTCGCCGATGCGCCGACGCCGGCGGCGATGGCCGCGCTCGGCGAGGAGCGGCTGGCCGACTACATCAAGACGATCGGCCTCTACCGGACCAAGGCGAAGAACGTCGTCGCCACCTGCAGGATCCTCGTCGCGAACCACGGCGGCGAGGTGCCGGCGACCCGCGAGGCGCTCGAAGCGCTGCCCGGCGTCGGCCGCAAGACCGCCAACGTGGTGCTCAACACCGCCTTCGGCGAACCGACGATCGCCGTCGACACGCACATCTTCCGCGTCGCCAACCGCACCGGGCTGGCCCCCGGCAGGACGCCGCTGGCGGTCGAGCAGAAGCTGCTGAAGGCGGTGCCGGCGCCGTACCGGCGCGACGCCCACCACTGGCTGATCCTGCACGGCCGCTACATCTGCACGGCGCGCCGGCCGCACTGCGAGCGCTGCCCGCTCGTCGACCTGTGCGAGTACAAGGGAAAGGCGCTGGCCTGA
- a CDS encoding electron transport complex subunit E, whose protein sequence is MIARDEFRSIAHNGLWKQNTSLIQILGLCPLLAVTTNAVNGIMLSLATILVMALSGVAVASLRNFIPHEIRIPVFILIVAALVTVVDLLFNAKLHDLYLVLGIFIPLIVTNCIVLARVEAYAAKNPPLQATLDGVFMGVGMLWTLGLLGGLRELIGAGTLFSGIDLVIPGLQPLQLLPADYPGLLLAILPPGAFILLGCMIAWKNWVEARAAARRQPPAVAAAAGH, encoded by the coding sequence ATGATCGCCCGCGACGAATTCCGCAGCATCGCCCACAACGGCCTCTGGAAGCAGAACACCAGCCTGATCCAGATCCTCGGCCTGTGCCCGCTGCTCGCCGTGACCACCAACGCGGTCAACGGCATCATGCTGTCGCTGGCGACGATCCTGGTGATGGCGCTCTCCGGCGTCGCCGTCGCCAGCCTCAGGAACTTCATCCCGCACGAGATCCGCATCCCGGTGTTCATCCTGATCGTCGCCGCGCTGGTCACCGTCGTCGACCTGCTGTTCAACGCCAAGCTGCACGATCTCTACCTGGTCCTCGGCATCTTCATCCCGCTGATCGTCACCAACTGCATCGTGCTCGCCCGCGTCGAGGCCTACGCCGCCAAGAACCCGCCGCTGCAGGCGACGCTCGACGGCGTCTTCATGGGTGTCGGCATGCTGTGGACGCTGGGCCTGCTCGGCGGCCTGCGCGAGCTGATCGGCGCCGGCACGCTGTTCTCCGGCATCGACCTCGTGATCCCCGGCCTGCAACCGCTGCAGCTGCTGCCGGCCGACTATCCCGGCCTGCTGCTGGCGATCCTGCCGCCCGGCGCCTTCATCCTGCTCGGCTGCATGATCGCCTGGAAGAACTGGGTCGAGGCGCGCGCCGCGGCGCGCCGGCAGCCCCCCGCGGTGGCGGCCGCCGCCGGCCACTGA
- the rsxG gene encoding electron transport complex subunit RsxG, translating into MKRHEPTAAAMAVRTAVILFVFVIIFTGVLAGAYLWTKPALEASAAEEKMKLIDEVLPRSAYDNELLKDTLTLPASPLLGSDGETVAYRATKGGRPVAVVLEAAAPDGYSGRIRLLVAIAVDGAVSGVRVTQHKETPGLGDYIEPKKDKNKARPWITQFDGLSYAAVTDKDWKVKKDGGRFDFVAGATVTPRAVVKAVRKATRYVAENQNRLYASK; encoded by the coding sequence ATGAAGAGACACGAGCCGACGGCAGCGGCGATGGCGGTGCGCACCGCCGTCATCCTCTTCGTCTTCGTCATCATCTTCACCGGCGTGCTCGCCGGCGCCTACCTGTGGACCAAGCCGGCGCTCGAAGCCTCGGCCGCCGAGGAGAAGATGAAGCTGATCGACGAGGTGCTGCCGCGCAGCGCCTACGACAACGAGCTGCTCAAGGACACGCTGACGCTGCCGGCCAGCCCGCTGCTCGGCAGCGACGGCGAGACCGTCGCCTACCGCGCGACGAAGGGCGGCCGGCCGGTGGCAGTCGTGCTCGAGGCGGCGGCCCCGGACGGCTATTCCGGCAGGATCCGCCTGCTCGTCGCGATCGCCGTCGACGGCGCCGTCAGCGGCGTGCGCGTCACCCAGCACAAGGAAACGCCGGGGCTGGGCGACTACATCGAGCCGAAGAAGGACAAGAACAAGGCGCGGCCGTGGATCACCCAGTTCGACGGCCTCAGCTACGCCGCCGTCACCGACAAGGACTGGAAGGTGAAGAAGGACGGCGGCCGCTTCGACTTCGTCGCCGGCGCCACGGTGACGCCGCGCGCGGTGGTCAAGGCGGTACGCAAGGCGACCCGCTACGTCGCCGAGAACCAGAACCGGCTCTACGCGTCGAAGTAG
- a CDS encoding RnfABCDGE type electron transport complex subunit D, producing the protein MLQVLAALLPGVAAYVWIFGPVILVQLALATATALAAEAAMLKLREKPQAMFLADGSAVVTAWLIALTFPPLSPWWLIVTGTLFAIVVAKHLYGGLGQNPFNPAMVAFAVCIVSFPALMSQWPAVGLKVAFADQVGVVFGLLPRVDAISGATPLDTLKTALKLEDGQFSVAQLLANQDVFGFFAGRGWEWVAGGYLLGGLWLWQRGIVTWHAPLGFIAGLSLLAGGLWLYNPAQFANPLFHLFSGGAMLGAWFIVTDPVSGCTTPRGKLIFGVAAGVLAYVIRVFGGYPDGVAFAVLLMNLCAPLIDLYTQPAIFGMKDKS; encoded by the coding sequence ATGCTGCAGGTGCTGGCCGCACTGCTGCCGGGCGTTGCCGCCTACGTCTGGATCTTCGGCCCGGTGATCCTGGTCCAGCTGGCGCTGGCGACGGCCACCGCGCTCGCCGCCGAGGCGGCGATGCTGAAGCTGCGCGAGAAGCCGCAGGCGATGTTCCTCGCCGACGGCAGCGCCGTCGTCACCGCCTGGCTGATCGCGCTCACCTTCCCGCCGCTCAGCCCGTGGTGGCTGATCGTCACCGGCACGCTGTTCGCGATCGTCGTCGCCAAGCACCTCTACGGCGGCCTCGGCCAGAACCCGTTCAACCCGGCGATGGTCGCCTTCGCCGTCTGCATCGTCTCCTTCCCGGCGCTGATGTCGCAGTGGCCGGCGGTCGGCCTCAAGGTCGCCTTCGCCGACCAGGTCGGCGTCGTCTTCGGCCTGCTGCCGCGCGTAGACGCGATCTCCGGCGCGACGCCGCTGGACACGCTGAAGACCGCGCTGAAGCTCGAGGACGGCCAGTTCAGCGTCGCCCAGCTGCTCGCCAACCAGGACGTGTTCGGCTTCTTCGCCGGCCGCGGCTGGGAATGGGTGGCCGGCGGCTACCTGCTCGGCGGCCTCTGGCTGTGGCAGCGCGGCATCGTCACCTGGCACGCGCCGCTGGGCTTCATCGCCGGCCTGTCGCTGCTCGCCGGCGGCCTCTGGCTGTACAACCCGGCGCAGTTCGCCAACCCGCTGTTCCACCTCTTCTCCGGCGGCGCCATGCTCGGCGCCTGGTTCATCGTCACCGACCCGGTGTCCGGCTGCACGACGCCCCGCGGCAAGCTGATCTTCGGCGTCGCCGCGGGCGTCCTCGCCTACGTCATCCGCGTCTTCGGCGGCTACCCCGACGGCGTCGCCTTCGCCGTGCTGCTGATGAACCTCTGCGCGCCGCTGATCGACCTCTACACGCAGCCGGCGATCTTCGGCATGAAGGACAAATCGTGA